The following proteins are co-located in the Rippkaea orientalis PCC 8801 genome:
- a CDS encoding DUF4231 domain-containing protein, translating into MTNTQEPSIESTLEKTTYSPGVRRFFKILEYLALDACVACLVLTLFFRENQLLITLDAALLASFVFLGLFNNQYFSYGDRLTKTSKYEQLLKESPGTGDRLKLEKENALRYCQQLIDDYSKTRRTARNSYYILQLATIIFSGVTPILVLVDKLETGSQWLKWLPVIFPAIASILASVGTSFPLETQWKDSNKIVENLEAEQEKFLLGITQDPIPEIIGDTLVTESERTKLLEAEQKRAIINFVNKVNEIHLQQVQAQAQIVKEAEPEANKPGTEPKKPENKPLMPK; encoded by the coding sequence ATGACCAATACACAAGAGCCATCAATAGAAAGTACGCTAGAAAAAACTACTTATTCCCCTGGTGTTCGTCGCTTTTTCAAAATCCTAGAATATTTAGCCTTAGATGCTTGTGTGGCTTGCCTGGTTCTAACCCTGTTTTTCCGAGAGAACCAACTGTTAATCACCCTTGATGCAGCTTTGTTGGCTAGTTTTGTGTTCTTGGGACTGTTCAATAATCAATACTTTTCCTACGGCGATCGCCTCACCAAAACCAGCAAATACGAACAACTCCTAAAGGAAAGTCCAGGGACAGGCGATCGCTTGAAACTTGAAAAAGAAAATGCCCTACGCTATTGCCAGCAATTAATCGATGACTATAGTAAAACCCGACGAACGGCTCGAAATTCCTACTATATTTTGCAGTTGGCTACCATTATTTTTTCTGGAGTCACTCCCATTTTAGTATTAGTTGATAAACTCGAAACGGGTTCTCAATGGCTGAAATGGCTCCCGGTTATTTTTCCTGCTATTGCTTCTATCCTAGCCAGTGTTGGGACATCTTTTCCCCTAGAAACCCAATGGAAAGATTCTAACAAAATTGTTGAAAATTTAGAAGCTGAGCAAGAAAAATTTCTCTTGGGAATTACTCAAGATCCCATCCCAGAGATCATTGGAGATACCCTAGTAACAGAGTCTGAAAGAACCAAACTTTTAGAAGCAGAACAAAAGCGTGCTATTATTAATTTTGTCAATAAAGTTAATGAAATTCACCTACAACAAGTTCAAGCGCAAGCTCAGATTGTTAAAGAAGCTGAACCCGAAGCCAATAAACCAGGAACTGAACCCAAAAAGCCCGAAAATAAACCCCTAATGCCTAAATAA
- a CDS encoding homocysteine biosynthesis protein: protein MRTIAEINDKIRTSQVVVWTVEELKARVQESSVEEVFKQVDVICTGTFEPMESSGAIINLGHTDPPIKIRQCWLDGVPAYAAFGAVDLYLGATAMADYGSTVDLSEIDNRQGNLLPERGGGHVIEDLIAGKEVQLRAIGQVTDCYPRASFDTTITRDTINQFYLYNPRNLYQNFIVGVNGGERSLYTYLGPLQPRLGNAVYSNPGAIAPLINDPDLALIGIGTRIFLGGGVGYIAWEGTQHFPLQKRLPNRTPIGPAATLALIGDAKQMTSQWVRGCYFNNYGPSLMLGVGIPLPVLSPKVIEHCAVKDEEIVAPVMDFAIPRRVRPTFGLVSYAQLKSGQITIDGKAVRVAPLASISLSRQVAEELKKWIEAGEFLLTEPVTSLPKDRAFIAQDLWGSRISLE from the coding sequence ATGCGTACTATTGCCGAAATTAATGATAAAATCCGTACCTCACAGGTGGTCGTCTGGACTGTGGAAGAACTCAAAGCGAGGGTACAAGAAAGCAGCGTTGAAGAAGTATTTAAGCAAGTCGATGTGATTTGTACGGGAACCTTTGAACCGATGGAATCCTCTGGGGCAATTATTAACTTAGGGCATACTGACCCCCCGATTAAAATTCGTCAGTGTTGGTTAGATGGCGTTCCTGCCTATGCAGCGTTTGGGGCTGTAGATCTCTATTTAGGGGCAACAGCCATGGCAGATTATGGCTCAACAGTGGATTTGTCAGAAATCGATAACCGTCAGGGTAATTTGCTGCCAGAACGCGGAGGGGGTCATGTGATTGAAGATTTAATCGCGGGTAAAGAGGTTCAGTTACGCGCTATTGGCCAAGTTACTGATTGTTATCCGAGGGCTTCTTTCGACACGACAATTACCCGTGACACCATCAATCAATTTTATCTCTACAATCCCCGAAATCTTTATCAAAATTTTATTGTTGGGGTCAATGGAGGGGAGCGATCGCTCTATACTTACCTTGGACCGTTGCAACCGAGGTTAGGCAATGCAGTTTATTCTAATCCAGGGGCGATCGCACCGTTAATCAATGATCCTGATCTAGCGTTAATTGGTATTGGGACTCGCATTTTTCTGGGGGGAGGTGTGGGGTATATTGCTTGGGAAGGGACGCAACATTTCCCCTTACAAAAACGCTTACCCAATCGTACCCCCATTGGACCGGCGGCGACTTTAGCCTTAATTGGGGATGCTAAACAAATGACTTCCCAATGGGTTCGGGGTTGTTATTTTAATAATTATGGTCCTTCGTTGATGTTAGGAGTGGGTATTCCCTTACCTGTATTATCGCCAAAAGTTATCGAACATTGTGCCGTTAAAGATGAAGAAATTGTTGCTCCTGTGATGGATTTTGCCATTCCCCGTCGCGTTCGTCCAACTTTTGGATTAGTTAGTTATGCTCAACTCAAAAGTGGTCAAATTACCATTGATGGTAAGGCTGTTAGAGTGGCTCCTTTGGCGAGTATTTCTCTGTCGCGACAAGTGGCAGAGGAACTTAAAAAATGGATTGAAGCAGGGGAATTTTTGTTGACAGAACCGGTTACTTCTTTGCCTAAAGATCGGGCGTTTATTGCTCAGGATTTATGGGGTTCTCGGATTAGTTTAGAGTGA
- the lepA gene encoding translation elongation factor 4 — protein MTDVPVSRIRNFSIIAHIDHGKSTLADRLLQDTGTVQQRQMKEQFLDNMDLERERGITIKLQAARMNYTAKDGEKYVLNLIDTPGHVDFSYEVSRSLAACEGALLVVDSSQGVEAQTLANVYLALDNNLEIIPILNKIDLPGSEPERVANEIEEVVGLDCSNIIKASAKAGIGIDEILESIVHLVPPPQDTVDQPLRALIFDSYYDAYRGVIVYFRVMDGQVKKGDRVRLMASGKEYEIDELGILSPNQIPIDSLHAGEVGYFAAAIKTVEDARVGDTITLAEKPAKEPLPGYTEANPMVFCGLFPTDADQYEDLREALEKLKLNDAALSYEPETSTAMGFGFRCGFLGLLHMEIVQERLEREYNLDLITTAPSVVYRVTTVDGEVTEIDNPSLLPPPQKREKIEEPYIQVEMITPETYVGTLMELCQSRRGVFKDMRYFTLSRTAVVYELPLAEVVTDFFDQLKSRSRGYASMEYHLIGYRENPLVKLDILVNGDSVDALAMIVHRDKAYYVGRALTEKLKELIPRHQFKVPIQAAIGSKVIASEHIPALRKDVLAKCYGGDISRKKKLLQKQAKGKKRMKSIGTVDVPQEAFMAVLKLDPQ, from the coding sequence ATGACCGACGTTCCTGTTTCTCGCATTCGTAACTTCTCTATCATTGCCCATATCGACCACGGTAAGTCAACCCTAGCCGATCGCTTGTTGCAGGACACTGGAACCGTACAACAACGGCAAATGAAAGAGCAATTCCTCGACAATATGGATCTAGAACGGGAACGGGGAATTACCATCAAGCTACAGGCGGCTAGAATGAACTATACCGCAAAAGATGGGGAAAAATACGTCCTCAATCTTATTGATACTCCCGGCCATGTAGACTTCTCCTACGAGGTATCGAGATCCTTGGCTGCTTGTGAAGGGGCGTTATTAGTCGTAGACTCGTCTCAGGGAGTAGAAGCGCAAACCCTAGCCAATGTTTACTTGGCTTTAGACAATAATCTCGAAATTATCCCCATTTTAAACAAAATTGACCTACCCGGGTCAGAACCCGAACGAGTTGCCAATGAAATCGAAGAAGTGGTCGGCCTCGATTGTAGTAATATTATTAAAGCCTCCGCTAAGGCCGGCATAGGCATTGATGAGATCCTAGAGTCAATTGTTCACCTCGTTCCTCCCCCTCAAGACACTGTTGATCAACCTCTACGGGCTCTTATTTTTGATAGTTACTATGATGCATATCGGGGAGTTATTGTTTACTTCCGCGTCATGGATGGCCAGGTCAAAAAAGGCGATCGCGTTCGGTTAATGGCCTCTGGCAAGGAATACGAAATTGACGAGTTAGGCATTCTTTCTCCCAACCAAATACCCATAGACAGTCTTCACGCAGGAGAAGTCGGATATTTCGCCGCAGCCATCAAAACCGTCGAAGATGCGCGGGTGGGTGATACCATTACTCTAGCGGAGAAACCTGCCAAAGAACCCCTCCCAGGCTATACAGAAGCGAACCCGATGGTCTTTTGTGGTCTATTTCCCACCGATGCAGACCAATACGAAGATTTACGCGAAGCCTTAGAAAAGCTTAAACTCAATGATGCTGCCTTGTCCTATGAACCCGAAACCTCGACCGCGATGGGGTTTGGTTTCCGGTGTGGGTTCTTGGGGTTACTCCACATGGAAATTGTGCAAGAACGCCTCGAAAGGGAGTATAATCTTGATTTAATTACGACTGCACCCTCGGTTGTTTATCGCGTTACGACAGTAGATGGAGAAGTCACGGAAATTGATAACCCTAGCTTGCTTCCTCCTCCCCAAAAACGCGAGAAAATTGAAGAACCCTATATCCAAGTAGAAATGATCACCCCTGAAACCTATGTGGGGACATTGATGGAATTGTGTCAAAGTCGTCGGGGAGTGTTCAAGGATATGCGGTATTTTACCCTATCGCGAACCGCCGTGGTCTATGAATTACCCCTCGCAGAAGTGGTAACGGACTTTTTCGATCAATTGAAGTCGCGATCGCGCGGTTATGCCAGTATGGAATATCATTTAATTGGCTATCGGGAAAATCCTTTAGTTAAGTTGGATATTCTGGTCAATGGCGATAGTGTGGACGCTTTAGCCATGATTGTACACCGAGATAAGGCCTATTATGTCGGTCGCGCTTTGACGGAAAAACTCAAAGAATTGATCCCTCGTCATCAATTTAAAGTTCCCATTCAAGCAGCTATTGGGTCAAAAGTGATTGCGAGTGAACATATCCCCGCCTTGCGGAAAGATGTGTTAGCAAAATGCTACGGAGGGGACATTTCTCGGAAGAAAAAACTATTACAAAAACAGGCAAAAGGTAAGAAACGCATGAAGTCTATCGGAACCGTTGATGTTCCACAAGAAGCGTTTATGGCTGTTTTGAAATTAGATCCCCAATAA
- the psbP gene encoding photosystem II reaction center PsbP, which produces MLKSIKIIIIALVSITLISCSTGISALQSYIDSRDGYQFLYPKGWIEVTVKNASEGVDVVFRDLIEQTENLSVIISQVPDNKTLADLGTPTEVGYRLLQEMNQNPDSNRKADLINAEVSEIADKTYYILEYQVQLPNNQQRHNIASVSVSRNKLFTFNLSTIESRWNKLKTLFKTVVHSFSVY; this is translated from the coding sequence ATGTTGAAATCAATCAAAATTATTATCATTGCCTTAGTTAGTATTACCTTAATCAGTTGCTCAACTGGGATCAGTGCCCTTCAAAGCTATATCGATAGTCGGGATGGTTATCAATTTCTGTATCCCAAAGGATGGATAGAAGTAACTGTTAAAAATGCTAGTGAAGGCGTAGATGTGGTGTTTCGAGATTTAATTGAACAGACAGAAAACCTCAGCGTTATTATTAGTCAAGTTCCTGACAATAAAACCTTAGCTGACTTAGGAACTCCCACAGAAGTTGGCTATCGACTGCTTCAAGAAATGAATCAAAACCCTGATAGTAACCGAAAAGCTGATTTAATTAACGCTGAAGTGAGCGAAATTGCTGATAAAACTTACTATATTTTAGAATATCAAGTCCAACTTCCTAATAATCAACAACGGCATAATATTGCCAGCGTTTCTGTTAGTCGAAATAAACTTTTTACCTTTAATTTGTCTACCATAGAAAGTCGATGGAATAAACTTAAAACCCTTTTTAAAACTGTTGTTCATTCCTTTTCTGTTTATTAA
- a CDS encoding family 10 glycosylhydrolase, translating to MKWSILVRIWQYFLKSRFLLRFLVGFCTVLLISYPFSAFSASKPEIRGVWLTTNDTNTLLDQPKLEEAIAQLSRLNFNTIYPVVWNSGYALYPSEIAKKAGIQPFVHRGLQGQDPLTDLITRAHNRGLLVLPWFEFGFMAPPTSELAVKHPNWITKKRDGTQTTISAAGEVVWLNPFHPQAQKFITSLVLEVMDLYDVDGIQFDDHLSLPSELGYDSYTVNLYKQETKKDPPANPKDPAWLKWRADKFTAYVAELSQAIKAKKSNAIFSVSPNPYDTAYSGYLQDWVAWVRQGLIDEVIVQVYRPDLESFVRQITRPEIQEARQKIPTGVGILTGLRNRPIGMEFIEEKVLAAKQNGLGVSFFFYDSLWNYAPEPVAERQEKFLAFFRTPAVRKLESPKPPENITPIDNFKPNKPLDTIIPNDELETYKPTETINPIQELKPYNPPERLNPPENLTPNTPADNQIPKDSFEPMEPIGNAPIEGTFEPTEPIADDTSLDKFEPYQPRENIPPPPVTTQPEQPYQYAEDAIPIPVSW from the coding sequence ATGAAATGGTCTATTTTAGTTAGAATTTGGCAATATTTTTTAAAATCACGGTTTTTACTGAGGTTTTTAGTTGGATTTTGTACAGTCTTACTGATAAGTTATCCATTTTCTGCGTTTTCTGCTAGTAAACCCGAAATTAGAGGGGTTTGGTTAACCACCAATGACACCAATACTTTACTCGATCAACCGAAATTAGAAGAAGCGATCGCTCAATTAAGTCGTCTCAATTTTAATACCATTTACCCTGTGGTGTGGAACTCAGGTTACGCGCTTTATCCCAGTGAAATCGCAAAAAAAGCGGGAATACAGCCCTTTGTTCATCGCGGGTTACAAGGACAAGATCCCTTGACGGATTTAATCACGAGAGCCCATAATCGAGGGTTATTGGTGCTTCCCTGGTTTGAATTTGGCTTTATGGCACCCCCTACTTCAGAATTAGCCGTTAAACACCCCAACTGGATCACTAAAAAAAGAGATGGTACACAGACAACCATTAGTGCAGCAGGGGAAGTCGTTTGGTTAAACCCTTTTCATCCCCAAGCGCAAAAGTTCATCACATCTTTAGTGCTAGAAGTGATGGATTTATATGATGTAGATGGCATTCAATTTGATGATCATTTGAGCTTACCCAGTGAATTAGGGTATGATTCTTATACAGTTAATTTATATAAGCAAGAAACGAAAAAAGATCCCCCCGCTAATCCGAAAGATCCTGCTTGGTTAAAGTGGCGTGCAGATAAATTTACTGCCTACGTCGCCGAATTAAGTCAAGCTATTAAAGCGAAGAAAAGTAATGCTATTTTTTCGGTTTCTCCTAATCCCTATGATACGGCTTATAGTGGGTATTTACAAGATTGGGTAGCGTGGGTAAGACAGGGATTAATTGATGAGGTGATTGTTCAAGTTTATCGTCCTGATTTAGAAAGTTTTGTGAGGCAAATCACTCGTCCTGAAATTCAAGAAGCAAGACAAAAAATACCCACAGGAGTCGGGATTTTAACGGGGTTACGAAATCGCCCGATTGGAATGGAATTTATTGAAGAAAAAGTCTTGGCTGCTAAACAAAATGGATTAGGGGTTTCTTTCTTTTTCTATGATAGCCTTTGGAATTATGCACCTGAACCTGTGGCAGAGAGACAAGAGAAATTTTTAGCCTTCTTTCGGACTCCGGCGGTACGCAAATTAGAAAGTCCTAAACCCCCAGAAAATATTACTCCTATTGATAATTTTAAACCCAATAAACCGCTAGATACAATAATTCCCAATGATGAGTTAGAAACCTACAAACCCACAGAAACTATCAACCCAATACAAGAGTTAAAACCCTATAATCCCCCAGAAAGATTAAACCCACCAGAAAATTTAACCCCCAATACTCCTGCAGACAATCAAATCCCTAAAGATAGTTTTGAACCCATGGAACCGATAGGAAATGCTCCCATAGAGGGGACTTTTGAACCCACTGAACCGATAGCAGATGATACTTCTCTTGATAAATTTGAACCTTATCAACCCAGAGAAAATATACCCCCTCCCCCTGTAACAACTCAACCAGAACAACCCTATCAATATGCAGAAGATGCCATTCCTATCCCTGTTTCTTGGTAA
- a CDS encoding Uma2 family endonuclease → MQTIQPSIAENRVILNNITWETFNQLLLELGENRASRLAYNDGIIEIMTPFGQHEHSNRFIDDLIRVIALELNLNIKKMGSLTLKKDLIKKGVEPDSCYYLTNEPLVRHKQDIRLNIDPPPDLVLEIDMSNSSLNKLPIYVALGVPEVWQYQGSTLIGFILDSDNQNYAQSDYSLAFPWLELAQIPPFIQQSLRDGETATLKAFSQWVKQQNH, encoded by the coding sequence ATGCAAACTATTCAACCAAGTATTGCCGAAAATCGAGTTATTTTAAATAATATTACCTGGGAAACCTTTAATCAACTTCTTCTGGAATTAGGAGAAAACAGAGCTAGTCGTTTAGCTTATAATGACGGAATTATTGAAATTATGACTCCCTTTGGACAACATGAACATAGTAATCGCTTTATTGATGATTTAATTCGAGTCATTGCCTTAGAGCTTAACTTAAATATCAAAAAAATGGGGTCATTGACGTTAAAAAAAGATTTGATCAAAAAAGGTGTTGAGCCTGACTCTTGTTATTATCTAACAAATGAACCTTTGGTAAGACATAAACAAGATATTAGACTGAATATCGATCCGCCTCCTGATTTAGTGCTAGAAATTGATATGAGTAATAGTTCCTTGAATAAGCTCCCCATTTATGTTGCTTTGGGAGTTCCTGAAGTTTGGCAGTATCAAGGCAGTACATTAATTGGGTTTATTTTAGATAGCGACAATCAAAATTATGCTCAATCTGACTATAGTTTAGCTTTTCCTTGGTTAGAACTAGCCCAAATTCCTCCGTTTATTCAACAAAGTTTAAGAGATGGAGAAACGGCAACATTAAAAGCGTTTTCCCAGTGGGTTAAGCAACAAAATCACTGA
- a CDS encoding Txe/YoeB family addiction module toxin: MRKITFAPEAFEQIGIWGIEDQKIFKKILNLIRDAQRNPFSGLGKPEPLKYELKGCWSRRITDEHRLVYKVEEDSLIILSCRYHYD; the protein is encoded by the coding sequence ATGAGAAAAATTACCTTTGCTCCAGAAGCGTTTGAGCAGATAGGAATATGGGGAATAGAAGATCAAAAAATCTTCAAAAAAATCTTAAACTTAATTAGAGATGCCCAAAGAAACCCGTTTTCAGGATTAGGAAAACCAGAACCACTAAAATATGAATTGAAAGGATGTTGGTCAAGACGAATTACGGATGAACATCGATTAGTCTATAAAGTAGAAGAAGATTCGTTAATTATTCTATCTTGCCGGTATCATTATGATTAG
- a CDS encoding tetratricopeptide repeat protein — protein sequence MNKIIYLLGVLSSLLMVNSVVLAQQSTNNSPSNAVGWYNQGVDKIGAGNYQGAIADFTQAIQLAPQDPDSYYNRGYAYHIIGKIDQALADYNLAIQLNPQFAYAYGNRCYAFYQMKDYQKALSDCSEAIKLNPNYADFYIYRGNAQDDLGNHQAAIADYTEAIRLNSNYAKAYYNRALAYNRAQLLPEAIADYTKSVQLDPNFADAYYNRGITQFKLGNESEAIADLQKASQLFKTQGNTTYSQKANDTLQKLQMDMDSR from the coding sequence ATGAATAAAATAATTTATCTGTTAGGAGTTTTAAGTAGTCTTTTGATGGTTAATTCTGTGGTATTAGCTCAGCAATCTACCAATAATTCTCCCTCAAATGCCGTGGGATGGTACAATCAAGGGGTTGATAAAATTGGTGCAGGAAATTATCAAGGGGCGATCGCAGATTTTACCCAAGCCATACAACTCGCGCCTCAAGATCCAGATTCCTACTACAATCGAGGCTATGCTTACCATATCATAGGGAAGATCGATCAGGCTCTGGCTGATTATAACCTAGCCATTCAATTGAATCCCCAATTTGCCTATGCCTACGGCAATCGCTGTTATGCTTTCTATCAAATGAAAGACTATCAAAAGGCTTTGTCTGATTGTTCCGAGGCCATTAAACTTAATCCTAATTATGCCGATTTTTATATCTATCGGGGTAATGCTCAAGATGATCTAGGGAATCATCAAGCGGCGATCGCAGACTATACTGAAGCCATTCGTCTTAATAGCAACTATGCTAAAGCCTATTATAACCGAGCCTTGGCTTACAATCGTGCCCAACTTTTGCCAGAAGCGATCGCAGATTACACGAAATCTGTTCAATTAGACCCGAATTTTGCTGATGCTTACTACAATCGAGGGATAACTCAGTTTAAACTAGGCAATGAATCAGAAGCGATCGCCGATCTCCAAAAAGCCTCTCAACTCTTTAAAACTCAAGGTAACACAACCTATAGTCAAAAAGCCAACGATACCCTCCAAAAACTGCAAATGGATATGGATTCCCGTTAA
- the cobO gene encoding cob(I)yrinic acid a,c-diamide adenosyltransferase, which translates to MTNSNPSLSAEQYQQKMQRRKEIQEQRLAQASQEKGLIIVNTGNGKGKTTAALGMVMRSLGHGFQVAIIQFIKGAWEPAEKAVLSHWENQVQFYAMGEGFTWETQDRERDIANAQAAWEKALTFIHNPDYQLILLDEINVALKLGYLEVETVLEGLDQKPQTTHVILTGRGAPAPLIQKADLVTEMKLIKHPFQEQGIKAQPGIEF; encoded by the coding sequence ATGACAAATAGTAATCCTTCCCTTTCTGCTGAACAATATCAACAAAAAATGCAGCGACGCAAAGAAATCCAAGAACAGCGTCTCGCTCAAGCATCGCAAGAAAAAGGCTTAATTATTGTTAATACAGGGAATGGCAAGGGAAAAACTACCGCAGCCTTAGGAATGGTGATGCGATCGCTTGGACATGGGTTCCAAGTCGCCATTATTCAGTTTATTAAAGGAGCTTGGGAACCCGCCGAAAAAGCTGTTTTAAGCCATTGGGAAAACCAAGTCCAATTCTACGCGATGGGAGAAGGCTTTACTTGGGAAACCCAAGATAGGGAAAGAGATATCGCTAACGCACAAGCCGCTTGGGAAAAAGCCTTAACCTTCATTCATAACCCAGACTATCAATTAATTCTCTTAGATGAGATTAACGTCGCTCTCAAGTTGGGTTATCTTGAAGTCGAAACGGTCTTAGAGGGATTAGACCAAAAACCCCAGACAACTCATGTTATTTTAACCGGACGGGGCGCACCTGCCCCATTGATTCAAAAAGCGGATCTTGTCACGGAAATGAAGCTCATTAAACATCCTTTTCAAGAACAAGGGATCAAAGCTCAACCAGGGATTGAATTTTAA
- a CDS encoding RNA polymerase sigma factor, RpoD/SigA family — translation MPTANVNSKTKQPMYSADMVRTYLHEIGRVPLLTHEQEIVYGKQVQRMMSLFEMKDQLTQAQGTEPSDKEWAKAVNLKEPELKKTIEQGNRAKRKMIEANLRLVVAIAKKYQKRNMEFLDLIQEGSLGLERGVEKFDPTKGYKFSTYAYWWIRQAITRAIAQQARTIRLPIHITEKLNKIKKTQRELSQKLGRSATPAEIAAVLEIEPSQIRECLSMARQPISLDVRVGDNQDTELSELLEDHEASPDQYITQELLRQDLKNLMEELTPQQRSVLILRFGLEDGKELSLAKIGKKLNISRERVRQLEHQALAQLRRRRANVKEYLAAS, via the coding sequence ATGCCCACTGCTAACGTCAACTCAAAAACGAAACAACCTATGTATTCAGCAGATATGGTGCGGACTTATCTGCATGAAATTGGGCGAGTACCCTTGTTAACCCATGAACAGGAAATCGTTTATGGGAAGCAAGTACAAAGAATGATGTCCCTGTTCGAGATGAAAGACCAACTCACTCAAGCGCAAGGCACTGAACCGAGTGACAAGGAGTGGGCTAAAGCGGTTAATTTGAAGGAACCTGAACTCAAAAAAACCATCGAACAGGGAAACCGGGCTAAGCGTAAGATGATTGAAGCGAACTTACGTTTAGTGGTTGCCATTGCTAAGAAATACCAGAAGCGCAACATGGAATTTCTCGACCTAATTCAAGAAGGAAGCCTAGGATTAGAACGGGGAGTGGAGAAATTTGACCCAACCAAAGGCTATAAATTCTCAACCTACGCTTATTGGTGGATTCGCCAAGCGATTACCCGGGCGATCGCACAACAGGCTCGTACCATTCGTTTGCCCATTCATATCACTGAAAAACTCAATAAAATTAAGAAAACCCAACGAGAACTTTCGCAAAAACTAGGACGCAGTGCTACTCCGGCTGAAATTGCGGCGGTACTTGAAATTGAGCCGTCTCAAATTCGGGAATGTTTAAGCATGGCACGTCAACCCATTTCCCTAGATGTGCGGGTGGGAGATAATCAAGATACGGAACTCTCGGAATTATTAGAAGATCACGAGGCTTCCCCTGATCAATATATTACCCAAGAGTTACTCCGCCAAGACCTCAAGAACTTGATGGAGGAATTAACCCCCCAACAGCGATCAGTTCTCATTCTTCGCTTTGGGTTAGAAGATGGGAAGGAACTCTCTTTGGCTAAAATTGGTAAAAAACTCAATATTAGCCGAGAACGGGTTCGTCAGTTGGAACATCAAGCTCTTGCTCAACTTCGCAGACGTAGAGCTAATGTTAAGGAGTATCTCGCAGCGAGTTAA
- a CDS encoding Maf family protein: MFSPNFVLASASPARLKLLQTIGINPIVRPSHFDESKIVSDNPRELVEILAKSKAQTIAPDFPESLILGCDSLLVVRGEIYGKPNSPEEAIARWETMQGHHGTLYTGHTLIDTKQHKTLVRCGITEVYFASLDRPTIEAYVNSGEPLKCAGCFALEGKGGLFVDKIEGCHSNVIGLSLPLLRQILQELGYQIAQFWDSRSTPKNEY; encoded by the coding sequence ATGTTTTCTCCTAATTTTGTTTTAGCTTCTGCTTCCCCTGCTCGCCTAAAATTGTTACAAACTATTGGGATTAATCCTATTGTTCGTCCCAGTCACTTTGATGAATCTAAAATTGTCTCTGATAACCCAAGAGAATTAGTAGAAATTCTTGCTAAAAGTAAAGCACAAACCATTGCTCCCGACTTTCCCGAAAGCCTTATTTTAGGGTGTGATTCCCTCTTAGTTGTCAGGGGAGAAATCTATGGAAAACCTAATTCCCCAGAAGAAGCGATCGCGCGATGGGAAACAATGCAAGGACATCACGGAACCTTGTATACTGGTCATACTTTAATTGACACAAAACAGCATAAAACGCTAGTTCGCTGTGGTATCACTGAAGTCTATTTTGCTTCCTTAGATCGTCCAACAATTGAAGCTTATGTTAACAGTGGAGAACCCCTAAAATGTGCCGGGTGTTTTGCTTTAGAAGGGAAAGGCGGTTTATTTGTAGACAAGATCGAAGGCTGTCATAGTAACGTCATTGGGTTAAGCCTTCCTTTATTAAGACAAATCTTACAAGAATTAGGATATCAAATTGCACAATTTTGGGACAGTCGATCAACCCCAAAAAATGAATATTAA